The genomic segment CGATCCGCGCCCTGGATGCAGACAAGGCCCTGCTCCTCTCGAGCATCAAAGTCTTCCGCAAATCGTTCGAACTGGTGCGTAACCGAAGAGCGGACGGCATGGTCTCTGACCTGGATGTGGCGCAGGCAGAAACCGTCCTTGAGAACACAGAAGCTCAATTGCCCGACAATGCGCTGCAGCGGGCAAAATTCGAGCACGCGCTGGCCGTGCTGGCCGGGAGGAATGCATCACTTTTCCGCGTGCCGGAGCGCCCGCTCACGATGGCTCCTCTTGTCGTTCCGCCTGCCTTGCCCTCGGAGCTGCTTGAGCGGAGGCCCGATATCGCCGCCGCCGAGCGCCGTATGGCCGCAGCTAACGCCAACGTAGGCGTGGCCACGGCAGCGTTTTACCCAACCGTTAAGCTCAGCGCATCAGCCGGATTCCAAACCGGAGATCTGAATGCAAATAGAAATGCGAGCAATCTGTTTGTGTGGCCGAGCAACTTCTGGGCCGTCGGCCCATCCGTGACGCTGCCATTGTTCCAGGGAGGGCAGCTCATCGCCGGCCTTAACCAGGCAAAAGCTGTCTACGAGGAAACGGTGGCCCGTTATCGCCAAACCGTGCTCACCGCTTTTGCGGACGTGGAAAACAACCTCGCGGCCGAGTATCTGCTGGCCAGGCAGTATGAGAAGGTAATGACAGCGGCAAAGGCGGGGCTCAAACAACTGGAAATCGCCAATAATCGCTATGAAGCAGGCCTCGTGACGTATCTTGACGTAGCAATAGCCGAGAATACCTCGCTCGGGATCGAACGGTCCGCCACTCGCCTGCGCGGCCAACAACTGGTGGCAGTCGTATCCCTGATCAAATCACTCGGCGGCGGCTGGCAACAGGCAAATAAAGATGGTGGAGGATCTTAATGCGGCTCCAGTTCAACGGCCCCAAGCTGCCAATTGTGATCCCCGTATCCCTGCAGCCTTGTCTGGCGGGTCTGGTTTTCTTGCTGTTTATGACCCGCCTGCCGGTGGGGGTGCTACCGTGATGATCGGTATTCTGGTCGTCGTGGCAGCTACCGTGAAATGAGGGCGTTCTCCTCATCGCCTTTGCCGAGACCCTGCGGAAGGAAGAGGTACTTTATGGATAAGATGTATGAGGGTATGGAAGGCATTAGAAAGATACACCATTTTGTTTATTGTGGTATTTATGAGAGGGATACATAATGAAAAAATACGGGCTCACAACGTACACAAAAAAGGAGAAACCATGAAAAAGTTATTTGTTATTATCACAGTGCTTTCAATTGTAACCCTTGGTTTGACCGCTGAATCTTTTGCCCAAAAAGGCGCCATGAAGTGGCAGGGCAGTGGCGGCTGGGGTCCAGGAACACCATACAACAGGATGTATGATCCTACAAAGGTAGAGACACTCTCCGGAACGGTTGAAGCAATCACTCAGGTTTTACCTATGAAGGGAATGCGCTCAGCAGTGGCGCTTACCTTGAAAACCGACAAAGAGACCATTTCAGTTCACCTCGGTCCGGATTGGTATATAAGTCGGCTTGATACAAAGATCGAGAAGGGCGATACCATTGAGGTAAAAGGTTCACGGGTAACATTTGCAGACAAACCCGCCATCATCGCATCGGAAGTAAAGAAAGGCGACAATATTCTGGTCTTGAGGGATAGCACCGGCATACCCGTATGGGCAGGATGGCGGCGGTAATGTATTCGCCACAAACCCCGCCTTTTGAGCCTGGGCGGGGTTTTCCCCTCTCGCCGAGGTTATAATGAGCTTTATGAGAAGAGATAATGTCCCTGGAATCATCAGAGAAATATGGCCGGCACTGGTCGTGTTGCTGGGTACGCTTATCATTTCCTTCTTTGCCGAACGTATAGGATTTCTTGAAGTGAAGAAAGAGTTGTGGAAAATACTCCTTCGCTTCTTTCGTTTTACATTCGTTCTGTCCCTTCCTATCCTCCTTCTCCCATGGGTATCTTCCATGATGCGCGGTGTTTTGCATCGCAGCAACAGACAGTTGATCCAGATTCAGGAAGAGCGGGCAGACATGGTAGACCGTTTCAACAGTTGGTTTATAAGGCCACTTCAAGGCATCGGGCTCCTGATGCTTATAGCCACCAAGTTTTTGATCTTTTTACAGGTATATACTGGTACGCCCGCCGATTCTTCTCTTGTTCTTCCGCCAATAGGGTTTAGTTTCGGGCGATTTTTTGTTGTTAGTTTTCTTACTATAATCACCTCGCTACTTCTCTCTTTTCTCTGGTCTCTGGATGATCTGGGAATCCGCCATATCAACCGAAAAACAGGAGAAATCAGGATGATAGGAAAGTACCTTGGTGTGCTTCTCCCTGTGCTTTTTGGTTTTTACGGCTTTATCAACCTTTTCGAGGTACACGAACTTCAAACGGCCGTCATGTATGTTGCTCAGATGGTTATGATCCTGTATCCTTCTTTTGTGATCTTTGCCGTGCTTCATTATCACTATATCCGGAGG from the Pseudomonadota bacterium genome contains:
- a CDS encoding efflux transporter outer membrane subunit — protein: MKMTQQPAHLVARICRIAVFPALIMMAIVLVMNGCAVGPDYVRPDATTIPTAYSGVSDEWKIAVPQAHLSKGNWWEIFGDPELNRLEAEAAEANQDLKAAYARFNQARAVVDVARSGFFPRLSASFLPVEQLDSQNRPVGGRPGQIYDTFTVPFDLSYEFDLWGRVRRTVESATAQMQASADDVESVRLAMQAEVAADYFAIRALDADKALLLSSIKVFRKSFELVRNRRADGMVSDLDVAQAETVLENTEAQLPDNALQRAKFEHALAVLAGRNASLFRVPERPLTMAPLVVPPALPSELLERRPDIAAAERRMAAANANVGVATAAFYPTVKLSASAGFQTGDLNANRNASNLFVWPSNFWAVGPSVTLPLFQGGQLIAGLNQAKAVYEETVARYRQTVLTAFADVENNLAAEYLLARQYEKVMTAAKAGLKQLEIANNRYEAGLVTYLDVAIAENTSLGIERSATRLRGQQLVAVVSLIKSLGGGWQQANKDGGGS
- a CDS encoding DNA-binding protein translates to MKKLFVIITVLSIVTLGLTAESFAQKGAMKWQGSGGWGPGTPYNRMYDPTKVETLSGTVEAITQVLPMKGMRSAVALTLKTDKETISVHLGPDWYISRLDTKIEKGDTIEVKGSRVTFADKPAIIASEVKKGDNILVLRDSTGIPVWAGWRR